The following DNA comes from Rhinolophus sinicus isolate RSC01 linkage group LG06, ASM3656204v1, whole genome shotgun sequence.
TTTTCTGGAGAAAGGGAGAACTGTGAGCTTTGAGCACTAAGCATCCCCTGCAGATGAGATACAGGTGCATTGGCTTGGTGAAGGAGACCTAGTCGGGACACTGATGGTGTCCATTTCAGCCGTTGCTCCTTTTATGATATAAAAGGAGTATTTTGGACAAGTGTAAGATGTTTGATAGACATTTGGGCAAGAATGAAATTCTTGAGTTAGAATTCAGGATGAAGTTAGTGTGTtaggatttttttattctattagaCTTTATAATGAAGTACGTATACTAGAATTAAGTCTTAGGTTAATGTTAAAGTTAGGGTTAAAGCTAGAGTTGGAGAGGTCATTAGGATTAGAGATAAAGTTAGGTATCAGTGTTAATCTATGATGCTATTAATATCACTACATTTGGACCTGGAATTAGTGTTAAATGTAATCTAATGATATAGCTAGAATTACAGTTGGTTTTAAGCATAGGGGAACATAAGGGTAGGATAGGATAGAAGAAGTGATGTGATTTTTTATCATCTAAGCCTGATGCATATTTATTCAATAACTTACCTTTGGTAAactaaatgatttaaaatatacttcgaggttttttttgtttttttttgtttttcccccttaatAGTTGTTTTCAGGATTCACTTTAGAGGTTTGGTTAGTAAGTAGGGCAGGGTGAATTTTTATCTGGGCCCTGAGTTATGAAGGACGGCCAAGTAGAGTTCAGAATCAGAGTTTGGATAGACAATAAAGTTAGAGTTTGGGTCAGAGGATAGGCTATCAGCATGAAGGGAAAGAAGTGTGGTATTGTGATTCTGAAGGATCTGACAATGGCTTATCTTTGCATTCCAGCTTCTCCCAGCCCGGCATTGGTCACAGCTCAGCTTCTTCACTATGGTGGGCTCTAATGGCAATGAATCCAGTGCTACCCATTTCATTCTAATAGGCCTTCCAGGCTTGGAAGAAGCTCAGTTCTGGTTGGCCTTTCCACTGTGCTCCCTCTATCTTATTGCTGTGTTAGGTAACTTGACAATCATCTACATTGTGCGGACTGAGCCCAGCCTACATGAACCCATGTATATCTTCCTTTGCATGCTTTCTGGCCTTGATGTCCTCATCTCTACGTCATCCATGCCCAAAATGATGGCCATCTTCTGGTTCAACTCTACTACCATCCAGTTTGATGCTTGTCTGATACAGATGTTTGCCATCCATTCCTTGTCTGGCATGGAGTCCACAGTACTGCTGGCCATGGCCTTTGACCGCTATGTGGCCATCTGCCACCCACTACGCCATGCCACTGTGCTAACATTGCCTCGTGTTACCAAGATTGGCTTGGCTGCCGTGGTACGGGGTGCTGCACTTATGGCACCCCTGCCTGTCTTCATCAAACAGCTGCCTTTCTGCCGCTCCAATATCCTTTCCCATTCCTACTGCCTACACCAAGATGTCATGAAGTTGGCCTGTGCTGACATCCATGTCAATGTGATCTATGGCCTCATCGTCATCATCTCTGCCATTGGCCTCGACTCACTTCTCATCTCCTTGTCATATCTGCTTATCCTCAAGACGGTGTTGGGCTTGACACGTGATGCCCAGACGAAGGCATTTGGCACTTGTGTCTCTCATGTGTGTGCTGTTTTCATATTCTATGTACCATTCATTGGATTGTCTATGGTACACCGTTTTGGCAAGCGGCATGACTCCCTCCTGCCCGTCATCATGGCCAACACCTACCTGCTTATTCCTCCTGTGCTCAACCCTATTGTCTATGGAGTGAAGACAAAGGAGATCCGGCAGCGCATCCTTCGTCTTTTTCATGTGACTACCCACACTTCAGATCCCTAGGTGTCAGTgatcaaatttctttttcattcaaggTCTTTCAATTGAGATTTTAATACTTTGGAAGACAATATTAGGGGAAAAAACCTTAATAAAAACACAACTGATCCTTCAAAGACAAAACTGGTTGGAGAATCTCCATGTGGTTAGGGGCAGCAAAACTCTATTCTCCCAATCCCgatttttgaatattgttttCCTCGTTAGTTCTTctctatatataattattaaaaactcTAAGGTGGCTGTGGTTGGAGGGTTATTACTTCCCATTTAACCATTCAGTGCAAATCTCGAAATTGCTTGAACTGATAGTCCACAGCATTCTGAGATAAGTGTGGTATATGTAAACAACATTTACCAAAGTCTTAagtgtgaaaaaattaaaataattacagcaATACAACACAAACAGATAATTTGGCTTAAAActatgatttttctcctcagaATCTCAAATCATATTGGATCTCAGGAAAAGATATATACATGGATTTCCTTCTTCAAGTGATCTCCATAgagaataaataatttcttttcttttaggtaCTAGCCCTTAAGAGGAGGGTTGGAAGTATGAAAAGACTTCTGTTACCTACATTAATGAAAGCTGACATACTCTGTTCTGAGATTTTTCACAGTCCATGgacatttttccttatttaattttcttattaacCTTTTGATTTAGGCAGGAATATGATTAGAACCCCCATTGTACCCATGGGGAAATTGATGTTCAATGGGGACCAGTGAATTATATGAGGTCACACGTAAAAAATTATGTCTCTTGATGCTTAATTCCATATTGTAGAGAGGAATGCTAGAAAGATCAGTAGGGTAGTGAGTTAGACATATCCAGAGTCTTGCGTTTTTAGGGGgggtattattttctttctcatctatCCAATATTGTATTTAGGAGTTTCCTGCTAACGTTGCTGATGGCTTTG
Coding sequences within:
- the LOC109436931 gene encoding olfactory receptor 51E1 — its product is MVGSNGNESSATHFILIGLPGLEEAQFWLAFPLCSLYLIAVLGNLTIIYIVRTEPSLHEPMYIFLCMLSGLDVLISTSSMPKMMAIFWFNSTTIQFDACLIQMFAIHSLSGMESTVLLAMAFDRYVAICHPLRHATVLTLPRVTKIGLAAVVRGAALMAPLPVFIKQLPFCRSNILSHSYCLHQDVMKLACADIHVNVIYGLIVIISAIGLDSLLISLSYLLILKTVLGLTRDAQTKAFGTCVSHVCAVFIFYVPFIGLSMVHRFGKRHDSLLPVIMANTYLLIPPVLNPIVYGVKTKEIRQRILRLFHVTTHTSDP